A window of Eikenella corrodens contains these coding sequences:
- a CDS encoding virulence factor TspB C-terminal domain-related protein, with protein sequence MPVRAVAVQRLVEIPCPDEQPKPPKDKPLVLNPDNGRIRDNPKPGDRKDEGRTGEGGQDGKGGKDEGKGNGEGNGKGDGKGDGDGKGKGSGEGNGKGDAEGKGMFKGGAGSGHISEFRVPKSRDGLGWRGDFFLRNPNQCPQDKTMSVLGRQVVFSYAKICQYLDMLSPVVKAVFMFVAGLMVVKSIRAK encoded by the coding sequence ATGCCCGTCCGGGCAGTGGCTGTTCAAAGGTTAGTGGAGATTCCCTGCCCAGATGAGCAACCCAAACCGCCGAAAGACAAGCCCCTTGTCCTTAATCCCGACAACGGCAGGATTAGGGATAACCCAAAACCGGGCGATCGCAAGGATGAAGGCCGTACCGGGGAAGGAGGACAGGACGGCAAAGGTGGTAAAGATGAAGGTAAAGGCAACGGCGAAGGCAATGGTAAGGGAGACGGCAAAGGCGACGGAGACGGTAAGGGTAAAGGTTCGGGCGAAGGCAATGGTAAGGGAGACGCCGAAGGCAAAGGCATGTTTAAAGGCGGTGCGGGCAGCGGTCATATCAGTGAGTTTCGTGTTCCGAAGTCTCGTGATGGCTTGGGGTGGCGAGGTGATTTTTTCTTGCGTAATCCTAACCAGTGTCCGCAGGACAAAACCATGAGTGTATTGGGCAGGCAGGTGGTTTTTTCCTACGCTAAGATTTGCCAGTATTTAGATATGCTTTCTCCGGTTGTTAAAGCGGTATTTATGTTTGTTGCTGGTTTGATGGTAGTGAAATCAATAAGGGCTAAATGA
- the ruvB gene encoding Holliday junction branch migration DNA helicase RuvB, whose amino-acid sequence MLHTDSLTAAEPERLITARQVSSQEEQLERALRPKTLADYIGQTKTKEQLGIFIQAAKKRGEALDHTLLFGPPGLGKTTLAHIIAKELGVNLRQTSGPVLERAGDLAALLTNLEPHDVLFIDEIHRLSPVVEEILYPALEDYQLDIMIGEGPAARSVKIDLPPFTLVGATTRAGMLTNPLRDRFGIVSRLEFYSSADLATIVSRSATLLQMSLDDTGAFEIARRSRGTPRIANRLLRRVRDYAEVKSNGRVDAALADAALQMLDVDNEGLDMMDRKFLEAVLHKFAGGPVGLDNIAAAIGESPDTIEDVIEPYLIQQGFLQRTPRGRVATERSYSHFGLPFQP is encoded by the coding sequence ATGCTCCACACCGATTCCCTCACCGCCGCCGAACCCGAACGCCTCATCACCGCCCGCCAGGTTTCCAGCCAGGAAGAGCAGCTCGAACGCGCCCTGCGCCCCAAAACCCTTGCCGACTACATCGGCCAGACCAAAACCAAAGAGCAGCTCGGCATCTTCATCCAAGCCGCCAAAAAGCGCGGCGAAGCCCTCGACCACACCCTCCTGTTCGGCCCGCCCGGCCTGGGCAAAACCACTCTCGCTCACATCATCGCCAAAGAACTCGGCGTCAACCTGCGCCAAACCAGCGGCCCCGTGCTCGAGCGCGCTGGTGACCTCGCCGCCCTACTTACCAACCTCGAGCCGCACGACGTACTCTTCATCGACGAAATCCACCGCCTCAGCCCCGTGGTGGAAGAAATCCTCTACCCCGCCCTCGAAGACTACCAGCTCGACATCATGATCGGCGAAGGCCCCGCCGCCCGCAGCGTGAAAATCGACCTGCCCCCCTTCACCCTCGTCGGCGCCACCACCCGCGCCGGTATGCTCACCAATCCCCTGCGCGACCGCTTCGGCATCGTCTCCCGCCTCGAGTTTTACAGCAGCGCCGACCTCGCCACCATCGTTTCCCGTTCCGCCACCCTGCTGCAAATGAGCCTCGACGACACCGGCGCCTTCGAAATCGCCCGCCGCAGCCGCGGCACCCCGCGCATTGCCAACCGCCTGCTGCGCCGTGTGCGCGACTACGCCGAAGTGAAAAGCAACGGCCGCGTAGATGCCGCCCTGGCCGATGCCGCCCTGCAAATGCTCGATGTGGACAACGAAGGCCTCGATATGATGGACCGCAAATTCCTCGAAGCCGTGCTGCACAAATTTGCCGGCGGCCCCGTCGGCCTGGACAACATAGCCGCCGCCATCGGCGAAAGCCCCGACACCATTGAAGACGTAATCGAACCCTACCTCATCCAACAAGGCTTTCTCCAGCGCACCCCGCGCGGCCGCGTGGCCACCGAACGCAGCTACAGCCACTTCGGCCTGCCGTTTCAGCCTTGA
- a CDS encoding rolling circle replication-associated protein has product MTAPLYRQTGKVQHISANGSYMLNRRRCIQCDTYHDLMHFAADSRVCDACAVAAAGGRGASAGSAATLPCLNSNNSISEQVPPVYFHDFSHQETQEFSTSGRKSAAALEMNIHGLIDAYGIDNCAFVTLTFPDHVTDPREASRRFNSLNSNFLRHQIEGYVGVFELHKSGRIHFHFVVNLGFDCRTGFDFQAVANGDYSSASPRLRALWKLWRERLPAYGFGRFQVVPIKGGAKGIAAYVAKYVGKSLAARKPEHKGFRLVRCSMDKKQEWKRANSCFSFVSAGSRHWRECLKQWFLAFKDYLKQSSLKRGRILPHRMDTDDYDDFLRDAIGSKWAFLNRHQILAFGDFLETSQPLAA; this is encoded by the coding sequence ATGACCGCCCCGCTCTACCGTCAAACAGGTAAGGTGCAGCATATAAGTGCCAACGGCAGTTATATGCTGAACCGCCGCCGCTGCATTCAATGTGATACCTATCACGATTTGATGCACTTTGCTGCTGACAGCCGCGTTTGTGATGCCTGCGCGGTAGCCGCGGCAGGGGGGCGCGGAGCTTCCGCAGGAAGCGCAGCGACCCTTCCTTGTCTTAATAGTAACAATTCAATTTCTGAACAAGTTCCCCCCGTTTATTTCCACGATTTTTCACACCAAGAAACGCAGGAATTTTCAACCAGCGGTAGAAAGTCTGCTGCTGCGTTGGAAATGAACATTCACGGTTTGATTGATGCCTACGGTATCGATAACTGCGCTTTCGTTACCCTGACTTTCCCCGACCATGTTACCGACCCGCGCGAAGCATCTCGCCGTTTCAACAGCCTGAACAGCAATTTCCTGCGGCATCAGATTGAAGGCTATGTGGGTGTGTTCGAGCTGCATAAGTCAGGTCGTATCCATTTCCATTTTGTCGTCAATCTCGGTTTTGACTGCCGCACGGGATTTGATTTTCAGGCAGTGGCAAACGGCGATTACTCAAGCGCCAGCCCTCGGCTGCGTGCCTTGTGGAAGCTGTGGCGCGAGCGTCTGCCAGCCTACGGATTCGGGCGTTTTCAGGTCGTACCTATCAAAGGCGGGGCGAAGGGCATTGCTGCCTATGTGGCGAAGTATGTCGGCAAATCCTTGGCGGCGCGCAAGCCTGAACACAAGGGTTTTCGCTTGGTTCGCTGTTCCATGGACAAGAAGCAGGAATGGAAACGCGCCAATAGCTGTTTTTCCTTTGTCTCTGCTGGTTCTCGGCATTGGCGCGAATGCCTGAAGCAATGGTTTTTGGCGTTTAAAGATTATTTGAAACAGTCCAGTTTAAAGCGTGGGCGCATTCTGCCCCACCGCATGGATACGGACGATTACGACGATTTTTTACGGGATGCTATCGGCAGTAAGTGGGCATTCCTCAACCGCCACCAAATCTTGGCATTTGGTGATTTTCTCGAAACTTCGCAGCCATTGGCTGCATGA
- a CDS encoding GCN5 family acetyltransferase: MSQPPYPPAAYPEKVGTYPALCHSSGGYFYDDVLEYRVWCHPERGAPDLYEGDDYFHAFATHAEALAFAQGQPGSEAPLILVRQQEYIDEPQPDTFIRRTGERITEWLPEWLENSRRQPGSIEAFLAQQAT, translated from the coding sequence ATGAGCCAGCCGCCCTACCCGCCCGCCGCCTATCCGGAAAAAGTAGGCACCTACCCTGCCCTCTGCCATTCCAGCGGCGGCTATTTCTACGACGACGTGCTCGAATACCGCGTATGGTGCCATCCCGAGCGCGGCGCCCCCGATTTATATGAAGGCGATGACTACTTCCATGCCTTCGCCACCCATGCCGAAGCCCTCGCCTTTGCCCAAGGGCAGCCCGGCAGCGAAGCCCCGCTCATACTCGTCCGCCAGCAAGAATATATCGACGAACCCCAGCCCGACACCTTCATCCGCCGCACCGGCGAACGCATCACCGAATGGCTGCCGGAATGGCTGGAAAACAGCCGGCGCCAGCCCGGCTCAATCGAAGCTTTCCTCGCCCAACAGGCTACCTGA
- a CDS encoding major capsid protein, with protein MAKPLRTFEMLKSKSSKIALLGTTLAAVGSQAYAAVPDGVKEGIEGAGTDAMTVGGYVIIAAVALFAVGLILKIMR; from the coding sequence ATGGCGAAACCATTAAGGACTTTTGAAATGTTGAAATCAAAATCAAGCAAAATTGCCCTGTTGGGCACTACCTTGGCCGCCGTAGGCAGCCAAGCCTATGCAGCCGTACCTGATGGCGTTAAAGAGGGTATTGAAGGCGCTGGCACGGATGCAATGACCGTAGGCGGTTATGTGATTATCGCCGCGGTGGCGTTGTTTGCCGTTGGCTTAATCCTGAAGATTATGCGCTAA
- a CDS encoding DUF2523 family protein, producing MMETLTNFVNKIFQNAIGRIMAAFGISFVSFTSYEYGLEYIKSGVTGFLNSIPADMFLLIAKSGIADGMGYLIGAATFIVTKNMMNRLMFGVFS from the coding sequence ATGATGGAAACTCTAACCAATTTTGTTAATAAGATTTTTCAGAATGCAATCGGTCGGATTATGGCCGCTTTTGGTATTTCTTTCGTATCGTTTACCAGCTATGAATATGGGTTGGAATACATCAAAAGTGGCGTTACGGGATTTTTGAATAGTATTCCGGCCGATATGTTCTTGCTGATTGCCAAATCAGGTATTGCCGACGGCATGGGTTATTTAATTGGCGCGGCTACCTTTATTGTGACTAAGAATATGATGAATCGCCTAATGTTTGGGGTGTTCTCATGA
- a CDS encoding helix-turn-helix domain-containing protein → MFNATQWLDLYKFHACIYSDYQLAKRWKVPPTYISQYRKGRLRLPLALILDVAEVVGVEPLEVIASLEYPRARENHQARIKRAYFDALMKTVVDRMAAQYQSGYLRYKR, encoded by the coding sequence ATGTTTAATGCCACACAGTGGCTGGACTTGTACAAGTTCCATGCCTGCATTTATTCGGACTATCAACTAGCCAAACGTTGGAAGGTACCGCCGACCTACATCAGCCAGTATCGAAAAGGACGGTTACGCCTGCCTTTAGCCTTGATATTAGACGTGGCGGAAGTCGTAGGGGTCGAACCTTTGGAAGTCATTGCTTCGCTGGAGTATCCGCGAGCAAGGGAAAATCATCAGGCACGAATTAAGCGGGCTTATTTCGATGCGCTGATGAAAACAGTAGTTGATAGAATGGCCGCACAATATCAATCGGGATACCTTCGATATAAACGTTAG
- the tldD gene encoding metalloprotease TldD: protein MNTTHSTVSTQLLHANQLGTDEIARALSAISTHQVDYADIYCQRTAYESWHLEEGMVKSGSFQIDQGVGVRAVLGEKTAFAYADSLSPAVLRQAAEAVRTIGAAGQARQVKLAGSAGRQQLALYTPDNPIPSLDSAAKVTLLNRVEQLAKAADPRIVQVMAGLTCEHDLIYLVRLDGITAADIRPLVRLSITVVAKQGERREVGSFGGGGRHGLDYFSEERLRSYVEAAVKQALVNLESRPAPAGSMTVVLGSGWPGVLLHEAVGHGLEGDFNRKGTSAFAGRLGERVAAKGVTVVDQGNIELRRGSLNLDDEGNATRQTVLIEDGILAGYLQDETNARLMGMAVTGNGRRESYAATPMPRMTNTFMQNGNREPEEIIASIEKGLYAVNFGGGQVDITSGKFVFSASEAWWVENGKLQYPVKGATIIGSGPEVLKHVSMIGNDMALDSGIGVCGKEGQSVPVGVGQPTLRIDAGLTVGGSETV from the coding sequence ATGAACACCACGCACTCCACCGTTTCCACACAACTGTTGCACGCCAACCAACTGGGCACCGACGAAATCGCCCGTGCTTTATCTGCCATTTCTACCCATCAAGTGGACTATGCCGACATCTATTGCCAGCGCACCGCCTATGAAAGCTGGCATTTGGAAGAGGGCATGGTGAAATCCGGCAGTTTTCAGATTGATCAAGGTGTGGGCGTGCGGGCGGTGTTGGGCGAGAAAACTGCGTTTGCCTATGCCGACAGCCTAAGCCCGGCCGTATTGCGGCAGGCGGCAGAAGCGGTACGCACCATCGGCGCGGCGGGACAGGCGCGGCAAGTTAAGCTGGCTGGTTCAGCTGGCCGCCAGCAGCTTGCACTCTATACGCCGGACAATCCGATTCCCAGCTTAGACTCTGCTGCCAAGGTGACGCTGCTCAACCGTGTAGAGCAGCTGGCCAAAGCTGCCGACCCGCGCATCGTGCAAGTGATGGCCGGGCTGACTTGCGAACACGATTTAATCTATCTGGTGCGGCTGGACGGCATCACCGCCGCCGATATCCGCCCGCTGGTGCGCCTGAGCATTACCGTAGTGGCCAAGCAGGGCGAGCGGCGCGAAGTGGGCAGCTTCGGCGGCGGCGGGCGGCACGGGCTGGATTATTTCAGCGAAGAGCGGCTGCGCAGTTATGTGGAGGCGGCGGTAAAACAGGCCTTAGTCAACCTGGAATCACGCCCCGCACCCGCCGGCAGCATGACCGTGGTGCTCGGCAGCGGCTGGCCGGGCGTGCTGCTGCACGAAGCCGTGGGGCACGGGCTGGAAGGCGATTTCAACCGCAAAGGCACCAGCGCGTTTGCCGGCCGTTTGGGCGAACGCGTGGCAGCCAAAGGCGTAACCGTGGTGGACCAAGGCAATATCGAGCTGCGGCGCGGCTCGCTCAATCTGGACGACGAAGGCAACGCCACCCGCCAAACCGTGCTGATTGAAGACGGCATCCTGGCCGGCTACCTGCAAGACGAAACCAACGCCCGCCTGATGGGCATGGCGGTAACCGGCAACGGCCGCCGTGAAAGCTACGCCGCCACGCCCATGCCGCGCATGACCAACACTTTCATGCAAAACGGTAACCGCGAGCCGGAAGAAATCATCGCTTCAATTGAAAAAGGCCTCTATGCCGTGAACTTCGGCGGCGGGCAGGTGGACATTACCAGCGGCAAATTCGTATTCAGCGCCTCCGAAGCGTGGTGGGTGGAAAACGGCAAGCTGCAATACCCCGTGAAAGGCGCCACCATCATCGGCAGCGGGCCTGAAGTACTCAAACATGTGAGTATGATTGGTAACGACATGGCGCTCGACAGCGGCATCGGCGTATGCGGCAAAGAAGGCCAGAGCGTGCCCGTGGGTGTGGGGCAGCCCACACTGCGCATCGATGCCGGATTAACTGTTGGTGGCAGCGAAACTGTTTGA
- the ribD gene encoding bifunctional diaminohydroxyphosphoribosylaminopyrimidine deaminase/5-amino-6-(5-phosphoribosylamino)uracil reductase RibD yields MPQFSPADHALMQQAIALARQGRFSTSPNPRVGCVIAQGGQIVGQGFHLKAGEPHAEVHALRQADSAAQSATAYVTLEPCAHHGRTPPCAEALIRAGVRRVVAAMQDPNPLVAGKGLAMLEAAGIQVACGLMEREARQLNRGFLSRIERGRPFVKLKTAASLDGKTALANGQSQWITGEAARHDVQIQRAESCAVLTGIGTVLADNPRLTVRDFPTLRPPLRVLLDSRLRLPAGSHLLDGSAPTLIYTLSDRPAPDGAAEICRLQADAQGRLSLHAVLADLAARGIGELMLEAGATLGSAFLAQDLVDEIICYQAPKLLGGTQSPTLFRLPENPAALSREPDWHTVSIEQLGDDIKWVLQRRRG; encoded by the coding sequence ATGCCCCAATTCTCCCCCGCCGACCACGCCCTGATGCAGCAAGCCATTGCCCTTGCCCGGCAAGGCCGTTTTTCCACTTCGCCCAATCCGCGCGTCGGCTGCGTGATTGCGCAGGGCGGGCAGATTGTCGGCCAAGGTTTCCACCTCAAGGCCGGCGAGCCGCATGCCGAAGTGCACGCCCTGCGTCAGGCCGACAGCGCCGCGCAAAGCGCCACCGCCTACGTTACCCTCGAGCCCTGCGCCCACCACGGCCGCACCCCGCCCTGCGCCGAAGCCCTGATCCGTGCCGGCGTGCGCCGCGTGGTGGCCGCCATGCAAGACCCCAACCCCCTGGTGGCGGGCAAAGGGCTGGCTATGCTTGAAGCCGCCGGTATTCAGGTAGCCTGCGGCCTGATGGAACGAGAAGCACGGCAGCTCAACCGCGGCTTTCTCTCCCGCATCGAACGCGGCCGCCCGTTTGTGAAGCTGAAAACCGCCGCCAGCCTCGACGGCAAAACCGCGCTTGCCAACGGCCAAAGCCAATGGATTACCGGCGAAGCCGCGCGGCACGACGTGCAAATCCAGCGCGCCGAAAGCTGCGCCGTGCTCACCGGCATCGGCACCGTCCTGGCCGACAACCCGCGCCTCACCGTGCGCGACTTCCCCACCCTGCGTCCCCCGCTGCGCGTGCTGCTCGACAGCCGTCTGCGCCTACCCGCCGGCAGCCATTTGCTCGACGGTAGCGCCCCCACGCTCATCTACACCTTATCCGACCGCCCAGCACCCGACGGAGCGGCTGAAATCTGCCGTTTGCAGGCCGATGCCCAAGGCCGCCTCAGCCTGCATGCTGTGCTGGCCGATTTGGCCGCGCGCGGCATCGGCGAGCTGATGCTTGAAGCCGGTGCCACGCTGGGCAGCGCGTTTTTGGCGCAGGATTTGGTGGACGAAATCATTTGTTACCAAGCGCCCAAACTGCTCGGCGGCACACAGTCGCCCACCCTGTTCAGGCTACCTGAAAACCCCGCCGCCCTCAGCCGCGAGCCCGATTGGCACACCGTGAGCATCGAGCAGCTGGGCGACGACATAAAATGGGTGCTGCAACGACGGCGCGGCTAA
- the fabI gene encoding enoyl-ACP reductase FabI encodes MGFLQGKKILITGMISERSIAYGIAKACREQGAELAFTYVVDKLEERVRKMAADFGSDLVFRCDVQNDAEIEQVFADLGKKWDGLDGLVHAIAFSPKEALSGDFLDSISREAFEISHDVSAYSLPALAKAARPMMRNRNSAILALTYLGAVRAIPNYNVMGMAKASLEAAIRFTAACVGPEGIRCNGISAGPIKTLAAAGIADFGRLLNHVASQNPLRRNVTIEEVGNTAAFLLSDLSSGITGEITYVDGGYSINALSGTGV; translated from the coding sequence ATGGGCTTTTTGCAAGGCAAAAAAATCCTGATTACCGGCATGATTTCCGAGCGTTCCATTGCCTACGGCATCGCCAAAGCCTGCCGTGAACAAGGCGCTGAGCTGGCGTTTACCTATGTAGTAGACAAATTGGAAGAACGCGTGCGCAAAATGGCGGCCGACTTCGGCTCCGATTTGGTATTCCGCTGTGATGTGCAAAATGATGCTGAAATTGAACAAGTATTTGCCGACCTGGGCAAAAAATGGGATGGTCTCGACGGCCTGGTGCACGCTATCGCCTTCTCGCCCAAAGAAGCCCTCAGCGGCGATTTCTTAGACAGCATCAGCCGAGAAGCCTTTGAAATTTCACACGATGTTTCCGCCTACAGCCTACCTGCACTGGCCAAAGCAGCCCGCCCGATGATGCGCAACCGCAACAGCGCCATCCTCGCGCTCACCTATCTGGGCGCCGTGCGCGCCATCCCCAACTACAACGTAATGGGCATGGCCAAGGCCAGCTTGGAAGCCGCTATCCGCTTCACTGCCGCCTGCGTCGGCCCCGAAGGCATCCGCTGCAACGGCATCTCCGCCGGCCCGATTAAAACCCTGGCTGCCGCCGGCATTGCCGATTTCGGCCGCCTGCTCAACCACGTTGCCTCACAAAATCCGCTGCGCCGCAACGTAACCATCGAAGAAGTGGGCAACACCGCCGCCTTCCTGCTGTCCGACCTCTCCTCCGGCATCACCGGCGAAATCACCTATGTGGACGGCGGCTACAGCATCAACGCCCTAAGCGGCACCGGCGTCTAG
- a CDS encoding YdgA family protein — protein MKKLLWLFSGLILLLAALFLGAPYYLGIKAEQSLNKQHEILSHTSFLQVESRRYERGWFSSHETTVVRFKPTFLAQLQDKLPDNIKTILTQPITLESNIKHSLFANGSMPVRAVVDTEFVFQPESREILQRFFGSQAPASLRNVIQLNGNGRLTWQVPAFKYQELSGIAINWQGLEGSTDYAKYFTEYQSSLNNPGLTITLADKGSVSYKNLQLHTETREGSHNLALGSSKLTLGQVEVEWKDSINYDIRLNDVLNMVSDLQIGSFINPYGQVPPAKITLNDLQIETRMDQDGRWVNTEGKFGFAKLNYGSDNYGPLAIHVSAEHLDAESLAALKTRRDQLITQRLSDEQMREALLAALRNEAAGLFTNDPVIRLKQFDLTTPQGMISGNGELKFSSLTTADLSNIDNLLAKTDADFHIAVPQQVIERLTAAQAKNYISVDPSLPDADHEIQEAVRLWLDSVLESMARQGYLKIDGKQIVSTHIVMRNKTFSMNGKRIESQADENLLPDSSLPADSSAPATPASAPAAASAASAPPKGASAP, from the coding sequence ATGAAAAAACTCCTTTGGCTGTTCTCCGGCCTCATCCTGCTGCTGGCCGCCCTATTCCTCGGCGCGCCCTACTATCTCGGCATCAAAGCCGAACAAAGCCTGAACAAACAGCATGAAATCCTAAGCCACACATCCTTCTTGCAAGTCGAATCCCGCCGCTACGAACGCGGCTGGTTCAGTTCGCACGAAACCACCGTGGTGCGCTTCAAGCCCACCTTCCTGGCACAGCTGCAAGACAAGCTGCCCGACAACATTAAAACCATCCTCACCCAGCCCATCACGCTGGAGAGCAACATCAAACACAGCCTGTTTGCCAACGGCAGCATGCCCGTGCGCGCCGTGGTAGACACCGAATTCGTTTTCCAGCCCGAAAGTCGCGAAATACTGCAACGCTTCTTCGGCAGCCAAGCCCCCGCCAGCCTGCGCAATGTGATCCAACTCAACGGCAACGGCCGCCTCACTTGGCAGGTGCCCGCTTTCAAATACCAAGAGCTCTCCGGCATCGCCATTAATTGGCAAGGCCTCGAAGGCAGCACCGACTACGCCAAATACTTCACCGAATACCAAAGCAGCCTGAACAACCCCGGTCTCACCATCACCCTGGCCGACAAAGGCAGCGTTTCCTACAAAAACCTCCAGCTGCACACCGAAACCCGCGAAGGCAGCCACAACCTTGCCCTGGGCAGCAGCAAGCTCACCCTCGGCCAGGTGGAAGTGGAATGGAAAGACAGCATCAACTACGACATCCGCCTTAACGATGTGCTGAACATGGTGTCCGACCTGCAAATCGGCAGCTTCATCAACCCCTATGGTCAAGTGCCGCCTGCCAAAATCACCCTCAACGATCTGCAAATCGAAACCCGCATGGATCAAGATGGCCGCTGGGTGAACACCGAAGGCAAATTCGGCTTCGCCAAACTCAACTACGGCAGCGACAACTACGGCCCGCTGGCCATCCACGTGAGCGCCGAACACCTCGATGCCGAAAGCCTCGCCGCGCTCAAAACCCGCCGCGACCAGCTCATCACCCAGCGCCTCAGTGACGAGCAAATGCGCGAAGCCCTGCTTGCCGCCCTGCGCAACGAAGCCGCCGGCCTGTTTACCAACGATCCCGTTATCCGGCTCAAACAGTTCGACCTCACCACCCCGCAAGGCATGATCAGCGGCAACGGCGAACTCAAATTTAGCAGCCTCACCACCGCCGATTTGAGCAACATCGACAATCTGCTTGCCAAAACCGACGCCGATTTCCATATCGCCGTACCGCAGCAAGTGATCGAACGGCTCACCGCCGCCCAGGCCAAAAACTACATCAGCGTCGATCCTTCCCTGCCCGATGCCGACCACGAAATCCAAGAAGCCGTGCGCCTGTGGCTCGACAGTGTGCTCGAAAGCATGGCGCGGCAAGGCTACCTGAAAATCGACGGCAAGCAAATCGTGAGCACCCACATCGTGATGCGCAACAAAACCTTCAGTATGAACGGCAAACGCATCGAATCGCAAGCCGATGAAAACCTGTTGCCCGACAGCTCCCTGCCTGCCGATTCCAGCGCCCCGGCCACCCCGGCATCCGCACCTGCTGCCGCCTCGGCCGCTTCCGCCCCGCCGAAGGGCGCATCTGCCCCCTAG
- a CDS encoding energy transducer TonB: protein MRNPTLILVALAMLAAGCTRQEAQNAYRQSAQSVTEGIQEFTFSGKSREAEPIGSIQAEYPESARYQGQEGTVWLVVKTNVLTGPPQEVKLGRTSGFKSLDDAAIAAAKRHRFRPALSAAGMMIESEIDVPVDFYLKR, encoded by the coding sequence ATGCGTAATCCAACGCTCATACTGGTAGCCTTGGCTATGCTGGCCGCAGGCTGCACCCGGCAGGAAGCGCAGAACGCCTACCGCCAAAGCGCCCAATCCGTGACCGAAGGCATTCAGGAATTCACGTTCAGCGGCAAAAGCCGCGAAGCAGAGCCGATAGGTTCGATTCAGGCTGAATACCCTGAATCGGCACGCTATCAGGGGCAGGAAGGTACAGTTTGGCTCGTAGTGAAAACCAATGTGCTCACCGGACCACCGCAAGAAGTGAAGCTGGGCAGGACGAGCGGTTTCAAATCATTGGATGATGCGGCGATTGCGGCGGCCAAGCGCCACCGCTTCCGCCCGGCACTGTCTGCAGCAGGAATGATGATTGAATCTGAAATCGACGTGCCCGTAGATTTCTACCTGAAACGTTAG
- a CDS encoding zonular occludens toxin domain-containing protein, translating into MIYLITGTPGTGKTAFAVSSIINNREGLFKYETEDGDMVDRPLYFCHIDGLNEKALKAHRLTEEQIQSAPLNELVPEGSVVIVDEADYAYPTRAAAKEVPPYIKTLKELRHHGFTLILMVQHPTMLDSYLRNLVGKHWHLERKQVGTKLYEFYRCETNLSAACAVKGVVSDFYKPDKKAFRYYKSASVHIKFKKKLHPIFYGLGLLLVCTPLFVYYTGGRFVKRYYGGEGQAESVAVVEASAAVADMPPQSAYPATVAAASNPLPPGSKVEDYRPRIANLQETAPIYDNLR; encoded by the coding sequence ATGATTTATCTGATAACGGGGACACCCGGCACAGGCAAAACGGCGTTTGCGGTATCATCAATAATTAATAACAGGGAAGGGCTTTTTAAATATGAGACAGAAGACGGCGATATGGTGGATAGGCCGCTTTATTTTTGTCATATTGACGGACTTAATGAAAAGGCTCTTAAGGCGCATCGTCTGACTGAGGAACAAATTCAGTCGGCCCCGTTGAATGAACTTGTTCCGGAAGGTTCTGTAGTCATTGTTGACGAGGCAGATTACGCCTATCCCACTCGTGCCGCTGCTAAGGAAGTGCCGCCCTATATAAAAACGCTGAAAGAATTGCGCCACCATGGTTTCACGCTGATTTTGATGGTGCAGCACCCAACCATGCTTGATAGCTATCTGCGCAATTTGGTGGGTAAGCATTGGCATTTGGAACGCAAACAGGTGGGAACCAAGCTGTATGAGTTCTACCGTTGCGAAACCAACCTTTCCGCCGCCTGCGCGGTCAAAGGTGTGGTTTCTGACTTTTACAAACCAGACAAGAAGGCGTTCAGATACTACAAATCGGCCAGTGTCCATATTAAATTCAAAAAGAAGCTCCACCCAATTTTTTACGGTCTCGGTTTATTGCTTGTCTGCACACCTCTGTTTGTTTATTACACTGGCGGGCGGTTTGTGAAACGCTACTATGGCGGAGAAGGACAGGCGGAATCTGTGGCTGTGGTGGAGGCATCGGCAGCGGTAGCGGATATGCCGCCGCAGTCGGCTTATCCTGCTACCGTGGCTGCTGCTTCTAACCCTTTACCCCCGGGCTCGAAAGTCGAAGATTACCGTCCACGGATTGCCAACCTTCAGGAAACCGCGCCGATTTACGATAACCTTCGTTAA